From the Streptococcus hyointestinalis genome, the window GAATGTTAATCTTATATTTGCCCTGGATATGGCGTAAAAGTGTCTGTATTTCAGTCCCTCGTGACGTAAAACAAAGGAGTTAAGACATGAGTCTTAAACGTGAGATGTTGGTGGACGCAGGTATTACAGATAATGCTGTGCTAGATAATATCATGCAAGCGTACGGTGCAGGTATTGAAAATGCAAAGTCACAGGTTAAGTCTGAGTTACAGGCAGAAAACGACAGCTTGAAAGAACAGCTTGAGCAACAAACAAAGACTATCAAGGACTTGCAGGACAAAGAGGGTGTCAGTGCTGAACTGAAGCAGCAGCTAGATGACATCAAAAACCAGTTTGACACCTACAAGACAGATAGTGAATCTAAGCTTGCTCAAGTGCAAAAAACAAACGCTGTGGCACTTGCTTTGAAAGATGTAGGGGCGCACAACTCAGAGGATTTGATGAAGTTCATCGACCTAGACAAAATCGAGCTAGGCGAAGACGGCAAGCCTATGCTTGATGAGACTATCAATGGTTTGAAAGAGTCTAGTCCTTATCTTTTCCAATCGCAAGATGGACCACAGTCCAACCCTAAATTTTTTGTAGGAGGTAACCCTGCCGCTGACGGCGGAGATAATCTCAGTGCAGAAGACAAAGCCTTATTTGCAGGCTTTGATAGTGTGTAATTCAAAATAAAGAAAAGAGGTAACTCACATGGTCGTAAACTACGCAGCTAAATTTGATACTAAGGTGGATGAGCGCTTTACCAAAGAAGCCCTCTCAACTGGCATTATCAACCAAGATTTTGATTTCACAGGCGTTGACACAGTCAAGGTCTATTCAGTCCCGACATCAGGAATGAACGACTACAAGACGACAGGGCAGAACCGCTACGGTACAGCTGAGGAACTTGGTAACACCGTTCAAACTATGGTGCTCAAGAAAGACCGTTCTTTCACTTTCACCATTGACAAAAAATCTGAACAAGACACTAATGGTGTCATGGAGGCAGGTAAAGCTCTTGCACGCCAGCTCTCAGAAGTTGTTATCCCAGAAGTTGATACCTATCGTTTTGCAACTATCGTAGCTGGTGCAGCCCCTGAACACATCAAGACAGCAGCAATC encodes:
- a CDS encoding phage scaffolding protein, with the translated sequence MSLKREMLVDAGITDNAVLDNIMQAYGAGIENAKSQVKSELQAENDSLKEQLEQQTKTIKDLQDKEGVSAELKQQLDDIKNQFDTYKTDSESKLAQVQKTNAVALALKDVGAHNSEDLMKFIDLDKIELGEDGKPMLDETINGLKESSPYLFQSQDGPQSNPKFFVGGNPAADGGDNLSAEDKALFAGFDSV
- a CDS encoding N4-gp56 family major capsid protein, coding for MVVNYAAKFDTKVDERFTKEALSTGIINQDFDFTGVDTVKVYSVPTSGMNDYKTTGQNRYGTAEELGNTVQTMVLKKDRSFTFTIDKKSEQDTNGVMEAGKALARQLSEVVIPEVDTYRFATIVAGAAPEHIKTAAITKDDAYEAVLDGQVALTDALIPTAGRVLHVSPKFYKLIKLDSTFVKNSDLGQEITIKGQVGMIDGLPVVLTPTSRLPQNVEFIIAHPVATTSPVKLEDYKIHDNPPGINGKLVEGRIRYDAFVLDNKKKAIYVHKSA